ATGCATGATTTAGGAATAATCAGGGCATTCTAGCATCTCCGGGATGTTATTCCTGCCTATTTTCTGTAGGAGAAGTAGCCATATAAAACCACATTTGAAATTGTAGGGTGGGCATTGCCCACCCTACTTCTGGTGAAAGGCATTCTTTAGAAAAGTTTGTCATTGCTGCATTTCAAATCGAAGTTTCATTCAACAGTGATTAACTGGATTTCATATAATACGAAATCCGATATTGCTAAACCACAAACATAACCCGAACCGTCCTCCTTTACAAGGTGGACAAAAGGGGTTCTGAACCGCTTGCACGATCGGGGCTTGCCAGTACGGATTTCATAGAAAATGCTAGATGTAGTTCGTAGCATGGTAGAAGCCAAACTAGAGGAGATTAAGAATTAGAATTTACAGTTTTCGTCGCTACGGACATCAGCGATAAAGCAGCTTCTGGTGAATCTGGTTGAATGCCTGACAAACGCTGACCAATGCGATATTTGCGCTCGGAACGACCGTAATTGCCTTGAAATACTTCTTCCCCTACCGTGTGGTTGTGGGGATAAACTTTGACGGCAAATCCCAACGGTTCTAGAAGACGATGGTAAAAATCCACGCTCATGCCGTCGCCGGGTCGGTGATGAGCTTCTGTCGCCAACGCCCAATTTTGTTCGCGATCGCTAGCGTGACCGCCGCGTTGGAGAAAACGATACAAAGGTAAGCGCAAATCCCACAACAAGCGACCGATACCGCGAAAATCCCAAGCCGAACGTTGCGGGTCGTGGTCGGTAATCAATTTTCCACCGGGTTTAACCAAGCGTGCTGCTTCCAACATCGTTGTTTCCATATCGTCGCAGTGATGCAAGGAAGCATTAATGGTGACAATATCGGCAAATTCAGACAGCAAAGGCAAGTTTTGAGCATCAGCCAGTAAGGGCGTATATCCCAATTTCTTGGCCATTTGCAGCCCCCCAAAGGAAATATCAATACCGACAAGTAATTGTGGGGAACCGCCAACGGCGGCATATAGATTGCCAGGACCACATCCTACATCGACGACGATTTTGCCATCCCAATTGCCAATTGCCGATTGCCAGCGGGATTGGAAAGCTTCATCGCGGTGGCAGGCCTCAAAATATCCCCAAGCCCAGTCTGGATGTCCAAAATAGTAGCTGTTGGCTGCGATCGCTTCGCTCAGAGGTTGAACGGGAACACAGGGAATGCCTTCCTGCCAATAAACCGTAGCATCTGCTTTCAAATAAGGATGTAAGGGATGTTTCGTTGTTGCTATCATGGTTGCAAAAAGGTCAAGTTGTACTGTTCCGTACGATTGCAGAGGAGCCTAGAAATGTCTAGGGGGAAATACGAGATTTTACTGAAACTTTAATTTGAAAGGCAAAAAGGTTAACAAAAGTGAAGCTATTTTTTCCGGGAAACTACTGAAAAAAAACTTGCTTCTATCAAAAACGATCCATGATGGCAAGTAGAATCGTTCCCCTAAATTTTATCGTTCTATATGACCAGAATCAAGTGGGATAGCTGGCAAAGATAGCGGCAATTGCAATGACTTTATACCATTTTCTAAAAAATATGCAATAAATAATCGGGGCACTTTTGTAGGGACGCAAGACGATAGAACCCCTACCAGGAAAATTGGAAAATCCCAGAAAATCACTGTTTTTCAGAAATGGTATTACTTACCAAAACGGGCGTTCGTGGCAAATTGACCTCCATTTCCATTACTCACGCCGTAAAGCCACAATCGGGTCGAGTTTGGCAGCCTGCCGCGCCGGGAACACGCCAAAAAATAGACCCACACCGCCAGAAACACTGGTAGCAATCACAATCGCAACTGGAGAAATGCTAGCAGTTAGTGGCGTGGCGATGGAAATGGTAAAAATGCCAGCGACCCCCAGCAACGTGCCAATAAAACCACCGGTGATGGAAAGAATCACCGCTTCAATGGTAAACTGGAGCAATAAATCTCCTTGGGAAGCACCGATCGCTTTGCGCAAACCAATTTCGGAGGTGCGTTCCGACACCGATACCAGCATAATATTCATAATACCAATGCCGCCTACAACTAGGGAAATACTCGCGATCGCGGCTAAAACCAAAGTCAAAGCATTGG
This DNA window, taken from Geitlerinema sp. PCC 9228, encodes the following:
- a CDS encoding class I SAM-dependent methyltransferase translates to MIATTKHPLHPYLKADATVYWQEGIPCVPVQPLSEAIAANSYYFGHPDWAWGYFEACHRDEAFQSRWQSAIGNWDGKIVVDVGCGPGNLYAAVGGSPQLLVGIDISFGGLQMAKKLGYTPLLADAQNLPLLSEFADIVTINASLHHCDDMETTMLEAARLVKPGGKLITDHDPQRSAWDFRGIGRLLWDLRLPLYRFLQRGGHASDREQNWALATEAHHRPGDGMSVDFYHRLLEPLGFAVKVYPHNHTVGEEVFQGNYGRSERKYRIGQRLSGIQPDSPEAALSLMSVATKTVNSNS